The nucleotide sequence GAAGGCCGGGCTGGCGATGCGGGCGTTGCGCCAAGAGAGCCAGCGCGTGAGCCAGCGCGTGAGCCAGCGCGCGCGCCAGGGGACCAGCCAGCGCGCGCCCCGGCCCGGGGGCAGCGGTGGGGCCGGAGCGACCCCGGCCTCCATCAGGCCACCGCGGCGGCGCGGGGATCGGCGCGCAAGCGTTCGGGCAGGAACAGCCGCGTCTGCGCCTCGATCTCGACCCGCAGCGCCTCCGCGCCGGGGCAGTCCGGGATCACCGCGACCGCCTCCGCCGAGAGCCGCTCCAGCCGCGCGAGCGCGCCGGTGAGGCCCAGCAGCGCGGCTGCGTTCGGGCGGCCGAGCGTCACGTCGCGCCCGGCCGGCTTGCCGATCTCCTCCTGGCGGCAGGCGACGTCGCGCAGGTCGTCGGCGACCTGGTAGGCCTCGCCCAGGCACTCGCCCAGGAGCCGCCAGGGCAGCGGCCGGGCGCCTGCGGCGGCCGCCCCCGCCACCGTGGCGGCGGCGAAGAGCGCCCCGGTCTTGGCCTGCTGGTAATCGGAGAGCGCGACGTGCGCCTCCGATTCCCAGGCCTGCCCCGCCACGATGCCGTGGGGCGCGCCCGCCGCCCGGGCGATCAGCCCGACGAGGCCCGCGAGCCGGGCCGGGCGCCGCGCCGCGCCGCGGGCGAGCGCCTCGAAGGCGCCTACGATCAGCGCGTCGCCGGTGAGCACCGCGAGTGCCGGGCCGTAGGCCACGTGGACGGCGGGCTTGCCGCGGCGGAGGGCTGCGTCGTCGAAGCAGGGCAGGTCGTCGTGGACCAGGGAGGCGCAGTGCAGGAGCTCGATCGCCGCGGCGGCCGCGTCCGCGGCTTCGGGATCGTCGTCGCCGCAGGCCCGGGCCACCGCGAGGCAGAGGCGTGGCCGGATCCGGTGTCCGCCGGGAAAGACCGCGTAGCGGATCGCCTCCGCCAGCAGCGGCGGCGCGCCGGGCGCCTCCGCCGAGGACACCGCCAATTCAAGGGCCGTCTCGATCCGTCGACCGGGATCCATGGCGCCGCTCCTGTCTAATTGAAGTGACGAAGCAAGTGTCAATATGAGTTGACATTGCTTTGGCCTCGGATCAAGCCTGTTCTTCTGCGGCGCGTGGTCGTCGAACCGAGCGGAGCCGGCCGATGCAGACAGCCCGTCCGCTTCCCGGCGGCGTTCACATCTCGCGGGCGGATTGCCCGCGCGCTCTTCCTCCCCCTTCTGCGGGTG is from Methylobacterium radiodurans and encodes:
- a CDS encoding polyprenyl synthetase family protein — encoded protein: MDPGRRIETALELAVSSAEAPGAPPLLAEAIRYAVFPGGHRIRPRLCLAVARACGDDDPEAADAAAAAIELLHCASLVHDDLPCFDDAALRRGKPAVHVAYGPALAVLTGDALIVGAFEALARGAARRPARLAGLVGLIARAAGAPHGIVAGQAWESEAHVALSDYQQAKTGALFAAATVAGAAAAGARPLPWRLLGECLGEAYQVADDLRDVACRQEEIGKPAGRDVTLGRPNAAALLGLTGALARLERLSAEAVAVIPDCPGAEALRVEIEAQTRLFLPERLRADPRAAAVA